One window from the genome of Malus domestica chromosome 01, GDT2T_hap1 encodes:
- the LOC103408285 gene encoding egg cell-secreted protein 1.2-like produces MASLNVAFPVAVCLIFLGADHALAARNVINPMQPGYNIPIAARIKTGNEGDGRLANCWNALVELKSCSNEVVLFFLNGQADIGPDCCKAIATITRHCWPAMLTSIGFTAEEGNILRGYCDAAASATSTNSSAPSSPPLAAAATTPVPPAH; encoded by the coding sequence ATGGCTTCCCTAAACGTGGCTTTCCCGGTGGCAGTATGCCTAATATTCTTGGGTGCAGACCACGCACTTGCAGCAAGAAACGTGATTAATCCCATGCAGCCAGGCTACAACATCCCCATCGCGGCAAGGATCAAAACTGGAAACGAAGGGGATGGTAGACTAGCGAATTGCTGGAATGCGCTTGTGGAGCTGAAATCATGCTCCAATGAGGTGGTTCTGTTTTTCCTGAATGGGCAGGCTGATATAGGGCCCGACTGTTGCAAAGCCATTGCCACTATTACACGCCACTGCTGGCCTGCAATGCTCACTTCGATTGGTTTCACGGCTGAGGAGGGTAACATTTTGCGAGGCTACTGTGATGCCGCTGCATCTGCTACTAGTACTAATTCCTCCGCCccttcttcaccacctcttGCTGCCGCCGCTACCACGCCTGTTCCTCCCGCCCACTAA